One window of Prionailurus bengalensis isolate Pbe53 chromosome B1, Fcat_Pben_1.1_paternal_pri, whole genome shotgun sequence genomic DNA carries:
- the ELMOD2 gene encoding ELMO domain-containing protein 2 isoform X2, producing the protein MDKKVLQKATLVVQSEVDKCVEDIMKEKNINPEKDASFKICMKACLLQISGYKQLYLDVESVRKRPYDSDNLQHEKLLLKLWNLLMPTKKLKARISKQWADIGFQGDDPKTDFRGMGILGLINLVYFSENYTSEAHQILSRSNHPKLGYSYAIVGINLTEMAYSLLKSEALKFHLYNFVPGIPTMEHFHQFYCYLVYEFDKFWFEEKPESIMYFNMYREKFHEKIKGLLLDCNVSLTLKI; encoded by the exons ATGGATAAAAAA GTTTTGCAGAAAGCAACACTTGTTGTTCAGAGTGAAGTAGACAAATGTGTAGAAGatataatgaaggaaaagaatattaaCCCTGAGAAGGATGCCAG ttttaaaatctgCATGAAGGCATGCTTACTGCAGATATCCGGTTATAAACAGCTCTATTTGGATGTAGAGAGTGTGAGGAAAAGGCCATATGATTCTGATAACCTCCAACATGAAAAGCTGCTTCTCAag CTTTGGAATCTTCTAATGCCCACGAAAAAGTTGAAGGCTAGAATCTCCAAGCAGTGGGCTGACATTGGTTTCCAGGGTGATGATCCCAAAACAGACTTCAGAGGCATGGGCATACTTGGATTAATCAATCTCGT GTATTTCAGTGAAAACTATACCAGTGAAGCTCACCAGATTCTTTCCCGTTCAAATCATCCAAAATTAGG GTATTCTTATGCAATAGTTGGAATCAACCTTACTGAGATGGCTTATAGCTTGCTAAAGAGTGAAGCTTTGAAGTTTCATCTCTACAACTTTGTTCCTGGTATACCGACAATGGAACACTTTCATCAGTTTTATT GTTACCTTGTCTATGAATTTGACAAGTTTTGGTTTGAAGAAAAGCCAGAAAGCATTATGTATTTCAACATGTATAGAGAGAAGTTTCATGAAAAGATTAAAGGACTCTTACTGGATTGTAATGTAtcacttactttaaaaatatga
- the ELMOD2 gene encoding ELMO domain-containing protein 2 isoform X1 codes for MFISLWEFFYGHFFRFWMKWLLRQMTGKCELQRIFDTYVGAQRTHRIENSLTYSKNKVLQKATLVVQSEVDKCVEDIMKEKNINPEKDASFKICMKACLLQISGYKQLYLDVESVRKRPYDSDNLQHEKLLLKLWNLLMPTKKLKARISKQWADIGFQGDDPKTDFRGMGILGLINLVYFSENYTSEAHQILSRSNHPKLGYSYAIVGINLTEMAYSLLKSEALKFHLYNFVPGIPTMEHFHQFYCYLVYEFDKFWFEEKPESIMYFNMYREKFHEKIKGLLLDCNVSLTLKI; via the exons atgtttatttctttgtgggaGTTCTTCTATGGGCACTTTTTTCGATTTTGGATGAAATGGCTCTTACGGCAGATGACCGGAAAGTGTGAATTGCAGCGAATTTTTGATACCTATGTAGGTGCACAAAGGACACACAGGATAG aaaattccTTGACCTACTCCAAGAATAAG GTTTTGCAGAAAGCAACACTTGTTGTTCAGAGTGAAGTAGACAAATGTGTAGAAGatataatgaaggaaaagaatattaaCCCTGAGAAGGATGCCAG ttttaaaatctgCATGAAGGCATGCTTACTGCAGATATCCGGTTATAAACAGCTCTATTTGGATGTAGAGAGTGTGAGGAAAAGGCCATATGATTCTGATAACCTCCAACATGAAAAGCTGCTTCTCAag CTTTGGAATCTTCTAATGCCCACGAAAAAGTTGAAGGCTAGAATCTCCAAGCAGTGGGCTGACATTGGTTTCCAGGGTGATGATCCCAAAACAGACTTCAGAGGCATGGGCATACTTGGATTAATCAATCTCGT GTATTTCAGTGAAAACTATACCAGTGAAGCTCACCAGATTCTTTCCCGTTCAAATCATCCAAAATTAGG GTATTCTTATGCAATAGTTGGAATCAACCTTACTGAGATGGCTTATAGCTTGCTAAAGAGTGAAGCTTTGAAGTTTCATCTCTACAACTTTGTTCCTGGTATACCGACAATGGAACACTTTCATCAGTTTTATT GTTACCTTGTCTATGAATTTGACAAGTTTTGGTTTGAAGAAAAGCCAGAAAGCATTATGTATTTCAACATGTATAGAGAGAAGTTTCATGAAAAGATTAAAGGACTCTTACTGGATTGTAATGTAtcacttactttaaaaatatga